The Maridesulfovibrio frigidus DSM 17176 genome has a segment encoding these proteins:
- a CDS encoding alpha-2-macroglobulin family protein: protein MDRGPSPFRDKKNVLIGLLLMLCIIQASALLKNKHESVSNRMEAGENVVITDVSLDSQGYSQLLIAFDRPIGPLAVSTVLKTPPAKITPEVKGEWRWINPYGLKFTADPSFKSDTKFTIEMKPDNFLLDGQNLSGETSFTVQTGSFTVTETTMQTEPVTGPGKNVRIEGAITFSSYVNPEKTLAKISLTGSDGKDIPLSITTNYDDYYQRFVSGPIEKTTASKTYTLKISKGLPDGKGNMELSKDYNKSIDIVFDPVLRYMGYNGASTVTGSRVELGFSSPVIPAQLLEMISIKPDVFVSAASSGKKVVLSGPFVPGKKYDITLKEGLTASDGAVLDEGLIANVTIPNITPVADFTANGMFLSESGYKTLGIETVNTNHVDINVDRVFPNNLFSLFTHYGYMAFDSTTYGGGLSPALGNKIFSGKINITSKPNEKTVTPLSLQSFIAEGGKGLYRVSAGVPRQNQKAQRWIMITDLGVVAKQGENESLFWVSSVSTLKPVTDARVQIISNRNQIMASGTTSKRGLLIIKKSALRQDVGRPYMVIVKRKNDMTFLLLDRFATDMAGLDVAGQRLSPKGFTSFSYGERNLYRPGETVKGVAIIRDKKLTPSNKMPIVLVYTDQRGRELFRKTATTDSQGMVEFKREIPDYSPTGHFSVKILAGNENIGNYRYSVEDFMPDRIAAEIITAEIPELGENLKFEVEGRYLFGPPAESLPVTARVSLESANFAPKGYENYRFNTDSSSFKPREIMVSDEKLDGSGKHSFSVIIPDNIKSDSALQARLTARISETGGRGVTATKTEPINISKFYPGLKSPAKQGYEQNEAVKVDYVTLTPEGEKTVAPNLTMTLYRDRWQTIVRATPSGGFKYVTERDPQLIETRKISPADPLGSFKVSPAEFGSYRVILSDPESGVSAQANFFCGGWGYSPWAMKNPSRLEIVPVKKGDYKPGEMAEYQIRAPFAGKMLITIEDRSIRWSKTLSIKGNTAKISVPVQKGLSPNAYVTATLIRSVNDIEAGSSARAVGAVPLFVNRNSNKLSVAIQSPETIRPMQTVTIKVKTDPGAKLTIAAVDEGILRLSGQKTADPFSYFYAKRALGVRWSDTFGMLMPDAGPINSSPAGGGASLAMMKQFAGSASIKRVKPVTFWSGIITADKKGNASFDAKIPSFSGALRIMAVVTDGKKFGSSSTLMTVRSPLMVTPTLPRFLAPNESFDIPVAVRNDTPEHGNFTITVKASGAFETAMSLDSFAVEKNRQQTAFFKAKTSNSIGESVFEFTAEGNKEKTQESIDMVIRPAIPVQRASRSGFLKDKKTSFPLTLKGMRNATISRTLTIGNQPMIRMAGKLDYLLRYPYGCAEQTISRAFPLLKFPELARELSPSSFDEKSPQYMVQSALSRLAMMQSGNGGFAMWPGSYKPDAWTSVYALHFLYEASLSGYQVDSLLKNSAIAYVSSIASQINDQKSFRLPCYALYVLAKCGKPMHGPMNYVREQKTSKLDQLSLTLLGGAFAATGDMAAYTKLLATKPIPSSDADKDNFFSSETRDLALETLVRMEFDKADDSIPKMIKKLSNLMADSGRNITQDNALGFMALGSFFGQTKSAPMPAGKITSGAKELAVFDKNSTTVVTLKGDAKFDIELASAPKEGTAVWTITSRAVPEVTNWKPFSNGLEITREFLSRDGEPLDVNKIKQGQLIAMRTTVTSKGKRITNAVIQCLLPSGLEPENTKLATTEDLPWLKKGNVRPDHVDIRDDRVLVFSDIPAKGKVEQVTLLRAVTRGEFKIPPAQVQAMYNPEIAGATDIGEMAIK from the coding sequence AACCATGCAAACTGAGCCCGTCACCGGGCCGGGAAAAAACGTACGTATTGAAGGAGCTATCACTTTCAGCAGTTACGTAAATCCCGAAAAAACACTTGCCAAGATCTCTCTCACGGGATCTGACGGCAAAGATATTCCTTTAAGCATAACTACAAATTACGATGACTATTACCAAAGATTTGTAAGTGGTCCCATCGAAAAGACTACGGCCAGCAAGACTTACACACTTAAAATAAGTAAAGGATTGCCAGATGGAAAAGGCAACATGGAACTTAGCAAAGACTATAACAAATCCATTGATATCGTCTTTGATCCTGTTCTTCGTTACATGGGATACAACGGCGCAAGCACTGTTACCGGATCAAGAGTAGAGCTTGGTTTTTCCAGCCCTGTAATCCCTGCGCAGCTACTTGAAATGATCTCAATTAAACCTGACGTTTTCGTTTCGGCGGCATCCTCGGGCAAAAAAGTAGTACTCTCAGGGCCATTTGTGCCCGGCAAAAAATATGACATCACTTTAAAAGAGGGATTAACTGCGTCCGACGGAGCAGTACTGGACGAAGGACTCATCGCCAACGTAACGATTCCCAACATTACTCCTGTCGCAGACTTCACTGCCAACGGCATGTTTCTCTCAGAATCAGGCTATAAAACTCTGGGCATCGAAACCGTCAATACCAACCATGTAGATATAAATGTGGACCGTGTTTTTCCGAACAACCTATTCTCACTGTTCACCCATTATGGCTACATGGCTTTTGACTCCACCACATATGGCGGCGGGCTTTCTCCTGCTCTGGGTAATAAGATTTTTTCTGGCAAAATAAACATTACATCTAAACCGAACGAGAAGACCGTAACTCCCCTATCTCTCCAGAGCTTTATAGCAGAGGGCGGCAAGGGATTATACAGAGTCAGTGCGGGAGTTCCGAGGCAAAACCAGAAGGCCCAGCGCTGGATAATGATTACCGATCTCGGAGTTGTTGCCAAACAAGGTGAGAACGAGTCTCTTTTCTGGGTATCATCTGTTTCCACTCTTAAGCCAGTTACCGATGCTCGAGTACAGATCATAAGCAATCGCAATCAAATTATGGCTAGCGGAACTACTAGCAAACGTGGACTGCTCATCATCAAAAAGTCTGCTCTTAGGCAGGACGTAGGCCGCCCGTATATGGTTATTGTTAAGCGCAAAAATGATATGACATTTCTCCTGCTGGACCGCTTTGCAACCGACATGGCGGGTCTCGATGTAGCAGGACAAAGACTTTCACCAAAAGGTTTCACATCTTTTTCATACGGTGAAAGGAATTTATATCGTCCAGGCGAGACAGTAAAAGGTGTCGCAATCATCAGAGATAAAAAACTTACTCCTTCAAATAAAATGCCTATAGTTCTAGTCTACACGGACCAGCGCGGGCGTGAACTTTTCCGCAAAACAGCCACCACCGACAGTCAGGGCATGGTCGAATTTAAACGAGAAATCCCGGACTACTCACCCACAGGTCATTTCTCAGTCAAAATTCTCGCCGGAAATGAAAATATTGGTAATTACCGCTACTCAGTTGAAGACTTTATGCCGGACAGAATTGCTGCAGAAATTATCACCGCAGAAATTCCAGAACTGGGAGAAAATCTAAAATTCGAAGTAGAAGGAAGATACCTATTCGGCCCTCCAGCAGAAAGTCTTCCTGTGACAGCAAGAGTGTCTCTTGAATCCGCTAATTTTGCCCCTAAAGGGTACGAAAATTACCGTTTTAATACGGACTCAAGCTCTTTCAAGCCACGCGAAATAATGGTTTCTGATGAAAAGCTGGACGGATCCGGCAAGCACTCTTTCTCCGTCATTATTCCTGACAACATAAAATCTGATTCAGCACTACAAGCTAGGTTAACAGCCAGAATAAGCGAAACAGGCGGACGCGGTGTTACTGCGACAAAAACAGAACCTATTAATATTTCAAAATTCTACCCCGGCCTCAAAAGCCCTGCCAAGCAGGGATATGAACAAAACGAAGCCGTCAAGGTTGATTACGTCACGCTAACCCCAGAGGGTGAGAAGACAGTTGCGCCCAATCTTACCATGACTCTTTACCGTGACCGCTGGCAGACGATTGTGCGCGCCACTCCTTCGGGCGGGTTCAAATATGTAACAGAGCGCGACCCGCAGTTAATCGAAACTCGTAAAATTTCGCCGGCAGATCCGCTTGGTTCATTCAAAGTATCCCCTGCCGAATTCGGCAGTTACCGAGTTATTTTAAGCGATCCCGAGTCCGGCGTATCAGCTCAGGCAAACTTCTTCTGCGGAGGCTGGGGATATTCTCCATGGGCCATGAAAAACCCTTCGAGGCTCGAAATTGTCCCCGTCAAAAAGGGAGACTACAAGCCGGGCGAAATGGCTGAATACCAAATTCGTGCCCCCTTCGCGGGAAAGATGTTGATCACCATCGAGGATCGTTCAATTCGTTGGTCAAAGACTCTATCCATAAAAGGGAACACAGCTAAAATATCCGTACCTGTTCAAAAAGGGCTCAGCCCGAATGCATATGTCACAGCCACTCTAATAAGATCGGTGAATGACATTGAAGCGGGATCATCCGCACGCGCAGTTGGAGCTGTGCCATTATTCGTGAACAGAAACTCTAATAAGTTATCCGTAGCTATTCAGTCGCCGGAAACAATCCGGCCCATGCAGACGGTTACAATAAAAGTTAAAACTGATCCCGGTGCAAAGCTGACTATTGCGGCTGTAGACGAGGGCATACTTAGACTTTCAGGCCAGAAAACAGCTGATCCTTTTAGTTATTTCTACGCAAAAAGAGCACTCGGAGTTAGATGGTCCGACACTTTCGGAATGCTGATGCCTGATGCGGGACCAATTAACAGTTCTCCCGCAGGTGGTGGCGCATCCCTTGCCATGATGAAGCAATTCGCTGGCAGTGCGTCCATCAAAAGAGTAAAACCCGTAACCTTCTGGTCCGGCATCATCACCGCCGACAAGAAAGGTAACGCCTCATTTGATGCCAAAATTCCAAGCTTCAGCGGAGCTCTGCGCATCATGGCAGTAGTTACCGACGGCAAAAAATTCGGATCATCATCAACACTCATGACTGTCCGTTCCCCGCTAATGGTAACGCCCACCTTGCCTAGATTCCTAGCTCCAAATGAGAGCTTCGACATCCCCGTAGCGGTGCGCAACGACACGCCCGAGCACGGCAACTTCACGATAACAGTCAAAGCATCCGGCGCATTCGAAACAGCAATGTCACTAGATTCTTTTGCAGTCGAAAAAAACAGACAGCAGACAGCTTTTTTCAAAGCCAAAACGAGCAACAGCATAGGTGAATCAGTCTTCGAATTCACAGCTGAAGGGAATAAAGAAAAAACTCAAGAATCCATCGATATGGTCATACGTCCTGCGATTCCCGTTCAGCGCGCAAGCAGGTCCGGCTTTTTGAAAGACAAAAAAACATCATTCCCACTCACTCTTAAAGGAATGAGGAATGCGACCATCAGTAGAACGCTGACCATCGGTAATCAGCCCATGATCCGCATGGCAGGGAAACTGGATTACCTGCTCCGCTATCCATATGGATGCGCAGAGCAAACAATCTCCAGAGCTTTCCCGCTACTGAAATTCCCCGAACTTGCGCGCGAACTTTCACCTTCAAGTTTCGATGAAAAGTCGCCGCAGTACATGGTGCAATCAGCCTTAAGCAGACTTGCAATGATGCAGAGTGGTAACGGCGGATTCGCAATGTGGCCCGGCAGTTATAAACCTGATGCATGGACCTCGGTTTATGCGCTCCATTTCCTATATGAAGCCAGCCTTTCCGGCTATCAGGTAGATAGCCTGCTTAAGAATTCCGCAATCGCTTATGTTTCCAGCATAGCAAGTCAAATTAACGATCAAAAGTCATTCAGATTACCATGTTACGCGCTCTATGTTCTCGCCAAATGCGGCAAACCAATGCACGGACCCATGAACTATGTGCGTGAACAAAAAACATCCAAACTAGACCAGCTATCGTTAACCCTACTCGGCGGAGCTTTTGCCGCAACGGGCGACATGGCCGCATACACAAAGCTATTAGCAACCAAGCCTATTCCTAGTTCAGACGCTGACAAGGACAATTTCTTCAGCTCCGAAACCCGCGACTTAGCCCTTGAAACGCTAGTTCGTATGGAGTTCGACAAAGCTGACGATTCCATACCCAAAATGATCAAAAAACTGTCCAACCTAATGGCGGACAGTGGCAGAAACATAACACAAGATAACGCCCTAGGATTTATGGCATTAGGCTCATTCTTCGGTCAGACTAAATCAGCCCCAATGCCCGCAGGTAAAATCACTAGCGGCGCAAAAGAGCTTGCCGTATTCGATAAAAATTCCACAACAGTTGTAACGCTAAAAGGTGATGCAAAATTCGATATAGAACTTGCTTCCGCTCCAAAAGAAGGAACCGCTGTCTGGACAATAACATCAAGAGCAGTGCCCGAAGTAACAAACTGGAAGCCTTTCTCAAACGGCCTTGAAATCACCCGCGAGTTCCTTAGCCGCGATGGTGAGCCATTAGACGTAAATAAAATCAAGCAAGGACAACTCATCGCCATGCGGACAACCGTAACGTCCAAAGGTAAACGAATCACCAACGCTGTGATCCAATGTCTGCTACCGTCCGGCTTAGAGCCAGAGAATACCAAGCTAGCCACAACCGAAGATCTACCGTGGCTAAAAAAAGGAAACGTAAGGCCCGATCACGTAGATATTCGCGATGACCGAGTACTAGTTTTCTCCGATATCCCAGCCAAAGGAAAAGTAGAGCAAGTAACGCTACTACGTGCCGTAACACGAGGAGAATTCAAAATCCCACCAGCACAGGTCCAAGCTATGTATAATCCTGAAATAGCGGGAGCTACCGATATAGGTGAGATGGCAATAAAATAA